Proteins found in one Arachis stenosperma cultivar V10309 chromosome 8, arast.V10309.gnm1.PFL2, whole genome shotgun sequence genomic segment:
- the LOC130943662 gene encoding protein-tyrosine sulfotransferase-like isoform X1 codes for MDPALKLCALLVLSLLVNDAFASDFGHCERVVKSWAYTSLDNEIREDKHTLGDLLFFLHVPRTGGRTYFHCFLKKLYPNSLECPRSYDKLRFDPSKPKCRLLVTHDDYSITSKLPKARTSVVTILRDPVDRVFSMYEFSIEVAARFLVHPNLTSATQMTLRLRSKTKGVSTLDIWPWKYLVPWMRQDLFERRDARRRNGQHIIEKDDYYDMEDFAMPLYEYINHPAARDIVHNGATFQVAGLTNNSYLAEAHEVRHCVQKYKILGKYVLQVAKKKLDNMLYVGLTEEHRESATMFANVVGAQVISQLNAPNTTLELVDKTEQSSVSDFDPDSSEHQNSTSETVASEVTSSDSGEATKLKMSAKELMDAYEGCISNLRKAQSSRRIASLKGISPVNFTKEARLRVSEEVLQEIRSLNDLDLELYEYARAIFDKQHKATMRMFTEQRWDNISSNASGITFWKFLPLAITFAFLIFVLLLIVNVRRRTLKIK; via the exons ATGGATCCTGCTCTCAAGCTCTGTGCTTTGCTGGTTCTTAGTTTATTAG TGAATGATGCTTTTGCAAGTGATTTTGGGCACTGTGAGAGAGTTGTTAAGAGTTGGGCATACACTTCACTTGATAATGAAATCAGGGAGGATAAACACACGCTGGGGGATTTGCTGTTCTTCCTCCATGTGCCTAGGACGGGAGGGCGGACATATTTTCACTG TTTCTTGAAAAAATTGTATCCCAACTCTCTGGAATGCCCTCGCTCTTATGATAAGTTGCGCTTTGATCCAAG CAAACCAAAATGCAGGCTGTTAGTTACACATGATGACTATAGCATAACATCCAAACTTCCGAAGGCGAGAACTTCAGTTGTTACCATACTTAGGGATCCGGTAGATCGTGTCTTTAGTATGTATGAATTTTCAATAGAGGTTGCAGCTAGATTTTTGGTGCATCCCAACTTGACATCTGCAACACAGATGACTTTACGCTTGCGCTCTAAGACCAAAGGAGTTAGTACACTGGATATCTGGCCATGGAAGTATCTAGTTCCATGGATGCGGCAAGATCTTTTTGAAAGG AGAGATGCAAGGCGCAGAAACGGACAGCATATAATAGAGAAGGATGATTATTATGACATGGAAGATTTTGCAATGCCATTATATGAATACATCAATCATCCTGCGGCCAGGGATATTGTACATAACGGAGCCACATTCCAA GTTGCAGGTTTGACGAACAATTCTTATCTGGCAGAAGCACACGAAGTGCGCCATTGCGTACAGAAGTACAAGATTCTTGGCAAATATGTGCTACAAGTTGCAAAG AAGAAACTGGATAATATGTTATATGTTGGTCTTACTGAAGAGCATAGAGAATCTGCAACTATGTTTGCAAATGTGGTTGGTGCTCAGGTTATATCACAGCTTAATGCTCCAAACACTACCCTGGAGCTTGTTGATAAAACAG AACAGAGTTCAGTTTCAGATTTTGATCCTGATAGCAGTGAACATCAG AATAGTACCTCAGAGACAGTAGCAAGTGAGGTTACTTCAAGTGACAGTGGTGAAGCAACAAAGTTGAAG ATGTCTGCTAAAGAGCTCATGGATGCTTATGAAGGCTGCATCTCTAATTTACGCAAGGCCCAGTCAAGCCGGCGTATCGCTTCTTTGAAGGGGATTTCTCCAGTGAACTTTACTAAGGAG GCACGTCTTCGAGTTAGTGAAGAGGTTCTCCAAGAGATACGGTCTCTTAATGACCTGGACTTAGAGCTTTATGAGTATGCAAGAGCCATTTTCGATAAACAACATAAAGCTACAATGCGGATGTTCACTGAG CAGAGATGGGACAACATATCAAGCAATGCCTCTGGAATCACTTTCTGGAAGTTCCTTCCATTGGCAATTACTTTTGCCTTCCTCATTTTTGTATTGCTACTAATTGTAAATGTGAGAAGAAGAACGTTGAAGATTAAGTAA
- the LOC130943662 gene encoding protein-tyrosine sulfotransferase-like isoform X2: MDPALKLCALLVLSLLVNDAFASDFGHCERVVKSWAYTSLDNEIREDKHTLGDLLFFLHVPRTGGRTYFHCFLKKLYPNSLECPRSYDKLRFDPSKPKCRLLVTHDDYSITSKLPKARTSVVTILRDPVDRVFSMYEFSIEVAARFLVHPNLTSATQMTLRLRSKTKGVSTLDIWPWKYLVPWMRQDLFERRDARRRNGQHIIEKDDYYDMEDFAMPLYEYINHPAARDIVHNGATFQVAGLTNNSYLAEAHEVRHCVQKYKILGKYVLQVAKKKLDNMLYVGLTEEHRESATMFANVVGAQVISQLNAPNTTLELVDKTEQSSVSDFDPDSSEHQNSTSETVASEVTSSDSGEATKLKMSAKELMDAYEGCISNLRKAQSSRRIASLKGISPVNFTKEARLRVSEEVLQEIRSLNDLDLELYEYARAIFDKQHKATMRMFTERWDNISSNASGITFWKFLPLAITFAFLIFVLLLIVNVRRRTLKIK; encoded by the exons ATGGATCCTGCTCTCAAGCTCTGTGCTTTGCTGGTTCTTAGTTTATTAG TGAATGATGCTTTTGCAAGTGATTTTGGGCACTGTGAGAGAGTTGTTAAGAGTTGGGCATACACTTCACTTGATAATGAAATCAGGGAGGATAAACACACGCTGGGGGATTTGCTGTTCTTCCTCCATGTGCCTAGGACGGGAGGGCGGACATATTTTCACTG TTTCTTGAAAAAATTGTATCCCAACTCTCTGGAATGCCCTCGCTCTTATGATAAGTTGCGCTTTGATCCAAG CAAACCAAAATGCAGGCTGTTAGTTACACATGATGACTATAGCATAACATCCAAACTTCCGAAGGCGAGAACTTCAGTTGTTACCATACTTAGGGATCCGGTAGATCGTGTCTTTAGTATGTATGAATTTTCAATAGAGGTTGCAGCTAGATTTTTGGTGCATCCCAACTTGACATCTGCAACACAGATGACTTTACGCTTGCGCTCTAAGACCAAAGGAGTTAGTACACTGGATATCTGGCCATGGAAGTATCTAGTTCCATGGATGCGGCAAGATCTTTTTGAAAGG AGAGATGCAAGGCGCAGAAACGGACAGCATATAATAGAGAAGGATGATTATTATGACATGGAAGATTTTGCAATGCCATTATATGAATACATCAATCATCCTGCGGCCAGGGATATTGTACATAACGGAGCCACATTCCAA GTTGCAGGTTTGACGAACAATTCTTATCTGGCAGAAGCACACGAAGTGCGCCATTGCGTACAGAAGTACAAGATTCTTGGCAAATATGTGCTACAAGTTGCAAAG AAGAAACTGGATAATATGTTATATGTTGGTCTTACTGAAGAGCATAGAGAATCTGCAACTATGTTTGCAAATGTGGTTGGTGCTCAGGTTATATCACAGCTTAATGCTCCAAACACTACCCTGGAGCTTGTTGATAAAACAG AACAGAGTTCAGTTTCAGATTTTGATCCTGATAGCAGTGAACATCAG AATAGTACCTCAGAGACAGTAGCAAGTGAGGTTACTTCAAGTGACAGTGGTGAAGCAACAAAGTTGAAG ATGTCTGCTAAAGAGCTCATGGATGCTTATGAAGGCTGCATCTCTAATTTACGCAAGGCCCAGTCAAGCCGGCGTATCGCTTCTTTGAAGGGGATTTCTCCAGTGAACTTTACTAAGGAG GCACGTCTTCGAGTTAGTGAAGAGGTTCTCCAAGAGATACGGTCTCTTAATGACCTGGACTTAGAGCTTTATGAGTATGCAAGAGCCATTTTCGATAAACAACATAAAGCTACAATGCGGATGTTCACTGAG AGATGGGACAACATATCAAGCAATGCCTCTGGAATCACTTTCTGGAAGTTCCTTCCATTGGCAATTACTTTTGCCTTCCTCATTTTTGTATTGCTACTAATTGTAAATGTGAGAAGAAGAACGTTGAAGATTAAGTAA
- the LOC130944829 gene encoding protein NUCLEAR FUSION DEFECTIVE 4-like isoform X2 — MLLSYINKLCFFIFLGQNGSTYYNTAALVSCVQSFPESRGPVVGILKGFVGLSGAIWTQIVAMISFPDQASLIFVIAVGPAMVSCALMFIIRPVESYNKQSSRSSEDGSGFMFIYSVCLLLAAYLMGVLMLENMFNLDHNTITLIAIVLIILILLPIIVPIFMVFFTQPQNLDQESLLQPETRTSTSTRVVDGETSASSCLVKEDKAQKQTGLPVTERQGKIVKFQAKLSRVISEAVKKLKQKNGPHRGDDFTLSQALMKADFLIMFFSIVLGCGSGLTMINNMGQICQSLGDNNVNVYISVISISNFLGRVGGGFFSEVIVRNFAYSRLLALAVVQGMMAVGLSYYAMGLVGQVYVVAISTGFGYGAHWSIAIAAASEIFGLKNFGTLYNFLTVASPTGSLFLSGFVASKIYDYYAEQQAKQRMQSLKASLNFTLPYVARNEESLVCEGNICFSLTCIIFAVVCLFAAALSLILVHRTKRFYAQLHVKSLS, encoded by the exons ATGTTATTATCATATATCAACAAG CTATGCTTTTTCATCTTCTTGGGACAAAATGGATCTACATATTACAACACGGCCGCGCTAGTTTCTTGTGTGCAAAGTTTCCCGGAGAGTCGAGGGCCGGTGGTGGGGATACTGAAGGGTTTTGTTGGCTTAAGTGGCGCAATATGGACTCAAATTGTTGCCATGATCAGCTTCCCTGATCAAGCATCTCTGATTTTTGTCATAGCAGTTGGGCCTGCTATGGTTTCTTGCGCTCTCATGTTCATCATAAGGCCTGTCGAAAGCTACAACAAGCAATCTTCTAGATCCTCTGAGGATGGTTCCGGCTTCATGTTCATCTATAGTGTTTGCCTTCTATTAGCAGCATATCTTATGGGGGTTTTAATGCTAGAAAACATGTTCAATTTGGACCACAACACCATTACATTAATTGCGATTGTTTTGATCATTCTCATTTTGCTTCCAATTATAGTTCCTATCTTTATGGTTTTCTTTACTCAACCTCAAAATCTAGATCAAGAAAGCCTTCTTCAACCAGAAACAAGAACAAGTACATCAACGCGTGTGGTAGATGGTGAGACTAGTGCAAGTTCTTGCCTTGTCAAAGAAGATAAAGCTCAAAAGCAAACAGGGCTGCCAGTAACCGAAAGGCAAGGGAAAATTGTTAAGTTTCAAGCTAAGCTTTCGCGAGTAATCTCTGAAGCTGTGAAGAAATTGAAGCAGAAGAATGGGCCGCATCGAGGAGATGATTTCACCCTATCACAAGCATTGATGAAGGCTGATTTCTTGATCATGTTCTTCTCTATTGTCTTGGGGTGTGGATCAGGTTTGACAATGATCAACAACATGGGTCAGATTTGCCAGTCCTTGGGAGACAACAATGTCAATGTGTATATATCAGTTATCAGCATATCAAACTTCCTCGGCCGAGTCGGCGGCGGCTTTTTCTCAGAGGTTATAGTAAG AAATTTTGCATACTCGAGACTTCTTGCATTGGCAGTGGTTCAAGGAATGATGGCAGTGGGACTCTCCTACTATGCCATGGGTTTGGTTGGTCAAGTTTATGTAGTGGCCATATCAACGGGTTTTGGCTATGGTGCACACTGGTCAATTGCAATTGCTGCAGCTTCGGAGATATTTGGCTTGAAGAACTTTGGAACTTTGTACAATTTTCTCACTGTGGCTAGCCCAACCGGATCTCTATTTTTGTCCGGATTCGTCGCCAGCAAAATATATGACTACTATGCAGAGCAGCAAGCAAAACAGAGAATGCAGAGTCTTAAGGCCTCATTGAACTTTACATTGCCTTATGTCGCAAGAAACGAAGAATCGCTTGTTTGTGAAGGAAACATATGCTTTTCCCTAACATGTATAATCTTTGCAGTGGTTTGTCTGTTCGCTGCAGCTTTGAGCTTGATCTTAGTCCACCGGACTAAGAGGTTCTATGCGCAGCTTCATGTGAAGTCTCTATCTTGA
- the LOC130944449 gene encoding mediator of RNA polymerase II transcription subunit 30: protein MEEQSVVNGIVSGSSSSRTTQELAMEGQKYLEETIEYAFQILSSMNDELCNPVLWSIASPSAASSASPLHHNNGPSSHSSNGGAGDAASDNSNHHAESGAVGGGAGTGGALEEARFRYKNAIASLRNVLEAIPNSQKAKSFDTGSTDSPMELDDMEIEKLEERASSLRKELANKNMHLKILIDQLRDLLSDISTWQSPYST from the exons ATGGAAGAGCAATCCGTAGTAAACGGCATCGTTTCAGGTTCAAGCAGTTCCAGAACGACACAGGAGCTTGCAATGGAAGGCCAGAAATACCTCGAAGAAACCATAGAGTACGCTTTTCAGATCCTATCTTCCATGAACGACGAGCTCTGCAACCCCGTTTTGTGGTCCATTGCTTCTCCGTCTGCAGCTTCCTCAGCTTCCCCGCTTCACCATAACAACGGTCCTTCTTCTCACTCTTCCAACGGTGGCGCCGGAGATGCTGCCTCCGATAACTCCAACCACCATGCTGAGAGTGGTGCCGTTGGTGGAGGAGCTGGCACTGGTGGCGCACTCGAAGAGGCAAGGTTTCGCTATAAGAACGCTATTGCTTCTCTTCGAAACGTTCTCGAAGCAATTCCCAATTCTCAAAAg GCAAAATCATTTGACACTGGTTCAACTGATAGTCCAATGGAATTGGATGATATGGAAATTGAGAAATTGGAGGAGCGAGCCTCTTCTCTAAGAAAG GAGCTTGCCAACAAGAACATGCACCTAAAGATACTCATTGATCAACTGCGTGATCTTCTCTCTGATATATCGACGTGGCAAAGTCCTTATTCAACCTGA
- the LOC130946437 gene encoding thylakoid lumenal 17.9 kDa protein, chloroplastic yields the protein MSFMILSFLPPLTSTNTNNLLPTLKKTHPHNPKLGGQSRVLPNLLSLALAASTLISPFHYSLAIPSLNSQSFPPPISPTTPFSQSKNLQLGLENGKIRPCPSFNPGCISTNAKSSSFALPWTIPENSSDNAIEKLREAILKTQKNVKFQAVEDTPDGQYLQAEVDGGFDRDVLEFLVKGDVVLYRCMATKVTYVYPFTTAFGDSKGQELRLKQIGDQLGWYAPTFDSMQEQE from the exons ATGAGTTTTATGATTCTATCATTCCTCCCTCCTCTTACTTCCACAAACACCAACAATCTTCTTCCAACACTGAAGAAAACTCACCCTCATAATCcaaaacttggtggacaaagCAGAGTCCTACCTAATCTTCTGTCTTTGGCCCTTGCAGCTTCAACATTAATCTCTCCCTTCCATTATTCACTTGCAATTCCTTCCCTCAATTCTCAATCATTCCCTCCACCAATCTCTCCCACAACTCCTTTCTCTCAATCCAAGAACTTACAGCTTGGACTGGAAAATGG AAAAATTAGACCATGTCCATCATTCAATCCAGGATGTATATCAACAAATGCTAAGTCTTCATCATTTGCACTCCCTTGGACAATTCCAGAAAATTCCTCAGACAATGCTATTGAG aAATTGCGGGAAGCAATACTAAAGACCCAGAAAAATGTGAAATTTCAGGCTGTGGAAGATACCCCTGATG GGCAATATTTGCAAGCAGAAGTTGATGGAGGGTTTGATAGAGATGTACTTGAATTTCTAGTGAAAGGTGATGTGGTTTTATACAGATGTATGGCAACAAAAGTAACTTATGTATACCCTTTCACAACAGCATTTGGAGATTCTAAGGGTCAAGAATTAAGACTCAAGCAAATTGGAGACCAATTGGGATGGTATGCTCCAACTTTTGATTCCATGCAAGAACAAGAATAA
- the LOC130944829 gene encoding protein NUCLEAR FUSION DEFECTIVE 4-like isoform X1 codes for MVVSMQKKNKLKELIGHKWVVFVCAIWDMSFAGTSYMFGSISPVIKSSMGYNQQQVAFLSVAKDLGDNVGLLAGKISEVSPTWRVILVGVIHNVFGYGLVWLVVTHRLPSLPLWMLCFFIFLGQNGSTYYNTAALVSCVQSFPESRGPVVGILKGFVGLSGAIWTQIVAMISFPDQASLIFVIAVGPAMVSCALMFIIRPVESYNKQSSRSSEDGSGFMFIYSVCLLLAAYLMGVLMLENMFNLDHNTITLIAIVLIILILLPIIVPIFMVFFTQPQNLDQESLLQPETRTSTSTRVVDGETSASSCLVKEDKAQKQTGLPVTERQGKIVKFQAKLSRVISEAVKKLKQKNGPHRGDDFTLSQALMKADFLIMFFSIVLGCGSGLTMINNMGQICQSLGDNNVNVYISVISISNFLGRVGGGFFSEVIVRNFAYSRLLALAVVQGMMAVGLSYYAMGLVGQVYVVAISTGFGYGAHWSIAIAAASEIFGLKNFGTLYNFLTVASPTGSLFLSGFVASKIYDYYAEQQAKQRMQSLKASLNFTLPYVARNEESLVCEGNICFSLTCIIFAVVCLFAAALSLILVHRTKRFYAQLHVKSLS; via the exons ATGGTTGTTTCaatgcagaagaagaacaagtTGAAGGAGTTGATAGGACACAAATGGGTAGTGTTTGTGTGTGCAATATGGGACATGTCATTTGCAGGAACATCATACATGTTTGGGAGCATTTCTCCAGTGATCAAGAGCAGCATGGGATACAATCAGCAACAAGTGGCGTTCTTGAGTGTTGCAAAGGATCTTGGTGACAACGTTGGACTCCTTGCTGGTAAGATCAGTGAGGTTTCACCAACTTGGAGGGTCATTCTTGTTGGGGTTATTCACAATGTTTTTGGTTATGGCCTTGTTTGGCTTGTTGTCACTCATAGACTTCCTTCTTTGCCTTTGTGGATG CTATGCTTTTTCATCTTCTTGGGACAAAATGGATCTACATATTACAACACGGCCGCGCTAGTTTCTTGTGTGCAAAGTTTCCCGGAGAGTCGAGGGCCGGTGGTGGGGATACTGAAGGGTTTTGTTGGCTTAAGTGGCGCAATATGGACTCAAATTGTTGCCATGATCAGCTTCCCTGATCAAGCATCTCTGATTTTTGTCATAGCAGTTGGGCCTGCTATGGTTTCTTGCGCTCTCATGTTCATCATAAGGCCTGTCGAAAGCTACAACAAGCAATCTTCTAGATCCTCTGAGGATGGTTCCGGCTTCATGTTCATCTATAGTGTTTGCCTTCTATTAGCAGCATATCTTATGGGGGTTTTAATGCTAGAAAACATGTTCAATTTGGACCACAACACCATTACATTAATTGCGATTGTTTTGATCATTCTCATTTTGCTTCCAATTATAGTTCCTATCTTTATGGTTTTCTTTACTCAACCTCAAAATCTAGATCAAGAAAGCCTTCTTCAACCAGAAACAAGAACAAGTACATCAACGCGTGTGGTAGATGGTGAGACTAGTGCAAGTTCTTGCCTTGTCAAAGAAGATAAAGCTCAAAAGCAAACAGGGCTGCCAGTAACCGAAAGGCAAGGGAAAATTGTTAAGTTTCAAGCTAAGCTTTCGCGAGTAATCTCTGAAGCTGTGAAGAAATTGAAGCAGAAGAATGGGCCGCATCGAGGAGATGATTTCACCCTATCACAAGCATTGATGAAGGCTGATTTCTTGATCATGTTCTTCTCTATTGTCTTGGGGTGTGGATCAGGTTTGACAATGATCAACAACATGGGTCAGATTTGCCAGTCCTTGGGAGACAACAATGTCAATGTGTATATATCAGTTATCAGCATATCAAACTTCCTCGGCCGAGTCGGCGGCGGCTTTTTCTCAGAGGTTATAGTAAG AAATTTTGCATACTCGAGACTTCTTGCATTGGCAGTGGTTCAAGGAATGATGGCAGTGGGACTCTCCTACTATGCCATGGGTTTGGTTGGTCAAGTTTATGTAGTGGCCATATCAACGGGTTTTGGCTATGGTGCACACTGGTCAATTGCAATTGCTGCAGCTTCGGAGATATTTGGCTTGAAGAACTTTGGAACTTTGTACAATTTTCTCACTGTGGCTAGCCCAACCGGATCTCTATTTTTGTCCGGATTCGTCGCCAGCAAAATATATGACTACTATGCAGAGCAGCAAGCAAAACAGAGAATGCAGAGTCTTAAGGCCTCATTGAACTTTACATTGCCTTATGTCGCAAGAAACGAAGAATCGCTTGTTTGTGAAGGAAACATATGCTTTTCCCTAACATGTATAATCTTTGCAGTGGTTTGTCTGTTCGCTGCAGCTTTGAGCTTGATCTTAGTCCACCGGACTAAGAGGTTCTATGCGCAGCTTCATGTGAAGTCTCTATCTTGA
- the LOC130944448 gene encoding non-specific phospholipase C6 — MGVIKPKSSPPNLVSFIVLLFLTVSSVFLNPTSSVFATAQQQQQEQPIKTIVVLVMENRSFDHMLGWMKKEINPLIDGVTGDECNPVNSTNPRNGTICFTDDAEFVDPDPGHSFEDVMEQVFGSGGSIPSMSGFVEQALSLSQNLSETVMKGFRPESVPIYATLVREFAVFDRWFSSIPGPTQPNRLFVYSATSHGSTSHIKKQLAKGYPQKTIFDSLHENDLDFGIYFQNIPTTLFYRNLRKLKYIWKFHQYDFKFKKDARDGKLPPLTVIEPRYFDLTGIPANDDHPSHDVANGQMLVKEVYETLRASPQWNESLLIITYDEHGGFYDHVKTPFENIPSPDGNTGPAPYFFKFDRLGVRVPTIMVSPWIKKGTVVSRAKGPTENSEFEHSSIPATIKKMFNLSSNFLTHRDAWAGTFEHIVGELSSPRTDCPVTLPDVTPLRKTEAKEDGKLSEFQSEVVQLAAVLNGDHFLSSFPDEMSKKMSVKEAHGYVKGAVSRFIRASKEAIKLGADESAIVDMRSSLTTRTSIHN, encoded by the exons ATGGGGGTTATCAAACCCAAATCATCACCACCAAACCTTGTTTCCTTCATTGTTTTGCTCTTTCTCACTGTGTCAAGTGTGTTCCTTAACCCAACAAGTTCTGTTTTTGCAACagcacaacaacaacaacaagaacaacCTATTAAGACCATTGTTGTTTTGGTTATGGAAAACCGTTCGTTTGATCACATGTTGGGTTGGATGAAGAAGGAAATCAACCCTTTGATTGATGGTGTCACAGGTGATGAATGCAACCCGGTTAATTCCACGAACCCAAGGAATGGTACAATCTGCTTCACTGATGATGCTGAGTTTGTGGATCCGGATCCAGGACATTCATTTGAGGATGTTATGGAACAGGTATTTGGTTCAGGAGGTTCAATTCCTTCAATGTCTGGTTTTGTGGAACAAGCATTGTCTCTGTCTCAGAATCTCTCTGAGACTGTGATGAAAGGGTTCAGACCTGAGTCTGTTCCTATTTATGCCACTTTGGTTAGGGAATTTGCCGTTTTTGATAGGTGGTTTTCTTCAATTCCTGGCCCAACTCAACCCAATAGGCTTTTTGTGTATTCTGCTACTTCTCATGGCTCAACAAGCCATATCAAGAAGCAATTAGCAAAAGGGTATCCACAAAAAACCATCTTTGATTCATTGCATGAGAATGATTTGGACTTTGGGATTTATTTCCAAAACATCCCCACAACTTTGTTCTATAGGAATTTGAGGAAATTGAAGTACATTTGGAAATTCCATCAGTATGATTTCAAGTTCAAGAAAGATGCTAGAGATGGAAAGCTTCCACCATTGACTGTGATTGAGCCTAGGTACTTTGATTTGACCGGTATTCCGGCGAATGATGATCATCCATCTCATGATGTTGCTAATGGACAAATGCTTGTTAAGGAGGTTTATGAGACACTAAGAGCAAGCCCTCAATGGAATGAGTCTCTTCTCATCATTACATATGATGAACATGGTGGATTCTATGATCATGTCAAGACTCCTTTTGAAAACATCCCTAGTCCGGATGGAAACACCGGTCCAGCTCCTTATTTCTTCAAATTTGATAGATTAGGCGTTCGTGTGCCCACGATCATGGTGTCTCCTTGGATCAAGAAAGGGACTG TTGTAAGTAGGGCCAAAGGACCTACCGAAAACTCCGAGTTTGAGCACTCTTCCATCCCTGCCACCATAAAGAAGATGTTCAACCTTTCATCTAACTTCTTGACTCATAGAGATGCATGGGCTGGGACATTTGAGCATATTGTTGGGGAGTTAAGTTCCCCAAGAACAGATTGCCCAG TGACTCTACCGGATGTAACACCTCTAAGGAAGACCGAAGCGAAAGAAGACGGCAAGCTATCCGAGTTTCAGAGCGAGGTGGTTCAATTGGCAGCTGTTCTCAATGGTGACCACTTCTTGAGCAGTTTCCCCGACGAAATGAGCAAGAAGATGAGTGTGAAGGAAGCTCATGGATATGTAAAGGGAGCTGTTTCAAGGTTCATAAGAGCTAGCAAAGAAGCCATCAAGCTAGGGGCTGATGAATCTGCTATTGTTGATATGAGATCCTCCCTCACTACTAGAACTTCAATTCACAATTGA